A single genomic interval of Dyella sp. GSA-30 harbors:
- a CDS encoding ATP-binding protein has translation MLREVTGQLTALRLGHMARGLERWLENPANAERSPLECVAAMVATHQQMRSTARVEDFLTASGLPPHLTLGAFDLQRVQGLSRPRFAALRTLAWLEMGHNLIVTGGPNTGKRHLAAGLAVEAIRRGWSARYVQVADLLHQRDLALRRGNPDQLFARMVRPALLVLDGFADAPALAAETAWLRRIVVRRGTLRRPLIVTSRHAPKAWALYLEGLSVADAVIGELKRDAETIRLQRRSTAP, from the coding sequence ATGTTGCGTGAAGTCACGGGGCAACTGACGGCCCTCAGGCTCGGCCACATGGCGCGAGGGCTGGAGCGTTGGCTGGAGAACCCGGCCAACGCGGAGCGATCGCCCCTGGAGTGCGTGGCGGCCATGGTCGCCACGCACCAGCAGATGAGGAGCACCGCGCGCGTTGAGGATTTCCTCACCGCGTCAGGTCTGCCGCCCCACCTGACGCTGGGGGCCTTCGACCTTCAGCGAGTCCAGGGGCTGTCACGGCCCCGCTTCGCGGCCCTGCGCACGCTGGCGTGGCTGGAGATGGGGCACAACCTCATCGTCACCGGCGGCCCCAACACGGGCAAGCGGCACCTGGCGGCAGGGCTGGCGGTGGAGGCGATCCGGCGGGGATGGTCCGCACGGTATGTGCAGGTGGCTGACCTGCTCCACCAACGGGACCTGGCGCTGCGTCGCGGGAACCCGGATCAGTTGTTCGCGCGCATGGTCCGCCCGGCGCTCCTGGTGCTCGACGGGTTCGCCGACGCGCCAGCGCTGGCGGCCGAGACGGCATGGTTACGGCGGATCGTGGTCCGTCGGGGCACCCTGAGGCGCCCGCTCATCGTGACGTCGCGGCACGCGCCCAAGGCATGGGCGCTATACCTGGAGGGACTGAGCGTTGCCGACGCGGTGATTGGGGAGTTGAAGCGAGACGCCGAAACCATCCGGCTGCAGCGACGCTCCACCGCCCCCTAG
- a CDS encoding MobA/MobL family protein: MNQHLRPRFTTHNRNQGYNAITDAAYRMGLRLFDEIREVWNDCRHRVADAEIIAAFTVAPNGAPNWATRPEQLWNRVEACEQRQDSQVCRDVVFPLPAFLTDAMAEHLARVLALYIAERLHTPVSVGLHRDADTDAMGLLKPVAERGYQAHLLYPTRRLLEPEEGRVRAGAALKEAMRQGFGTKLRPLENRRMNAGLIKNYDREWRVLGYAITEEAERETDSNHPLDASGGAEEQPAAEPTRSPMAAADTAHVASPAERANEIGAALRLYQQIHADTLDTQRTQAQADAAHEHTARGADMATPSEATSSLKPDLEAARERGRLPDATLSDRFVAHMAVPKDEFERFALFRASGFVWVIQRNLRTLSDATARLNDLLRRPNQDDPTAQQGAAVQREELRNEEATLVQQIATAEAALGRAVDQIQHSHSHAMDIVLNLVSTQDRDLLSSWMTSGASRRPEFKEAPSSPAHQPTTEERS, translated from the coding sequence TTGAACCAACACTTGCGCCCCCGTTTCACCACGCACAACCGTAACCAAGGCTACAACGCCATTACCGATGCGGCGTATCGCATGGGTCTCCGGCTCTTCGATGAAATCCGGGAGGTGTGGAACGACTGCCGCCACCGTGTCGCCGATGCGGAGATTATTGCGGCCTTCACGGTCGCCCCCAATGGAGCGCCGAATTGGGCCACGCGCCCCGAACAGCTCTGGAATCGCGTCGAGGCCTGTGAGCAACGGCAGGACTCTCAGGTTTGTCGGGACGTTGTTTTTCCTCTCCCGGCGTTTCTTACCGATGCGATGGCAGAGCATTTAGCGCGAGTGTTGGCGCTCTACATTGCCGAGCGACTTCACACCCCGGTTTCGGTGGGACTCCATCGCGATGCCGACACCGACGCGATGGGCTTGCTCAAGCCGGTGGCCGAACGCGGGTATCAGGCGCACTTGTTGTATCCCACCCGGCGTTTGCTTGAACCCGAAGAAGGGCGAGTGCGCGCTGGCGCTGCGCTCAAAGAGGCGATGCGTCAAGGTTTCGGGACGAAGCTGCGGCCGCTGGAGAATCGACGCATGAATGCTGGACTCATCAAGAACTACGACCGGGAGTGGCGAGTGCTTGGATACGCCATCACCGAGGAAGCGGAACGTGAGACGGATTCGAACCATCCTTTGGATGCGTCCGGTGGCGCCGAGGAACAGCCAGCCGCGGAGCCCACCCGTTCCCCGATGGCGGCCGCAGACACGGCGCATGTGGCGTCGCCAGCGGAGCGCGCCAATGAAATCGGAGCGGCGCTCCGCCTCTACCAGCAGATCCATGCGGATACGTTGGACACGCAACGGACGCAAGCGCAGGCCGATGCCGCGCACGAACACACGGCGCGTGGCGCAGACATGGCCACGCCATCAGAGGCCACGTCGTCATTGAAGCCCGACTTGGAAGCGGCTCGCGAACGCGGGCGGTTGCCCGATGCCACGTTGTCGGACCGGTTTGTGGCGCATATGGCTGTGCCAAAGGACGAATTCGAGCGCTTCGCGCTATTCCGAGCCAGTGGCTTCGTGTGGGTCATCCAACGAAACCTGCGCACGCTGAGCGACGCAACGGCGCGCCTCAACGATTTGCTGCGGCGTCCGAACCAAGATGACCCGACGGCACAGCAGGGGGCGGCAGTTCAACGGGAGGAGCTGCGCAATGAGGAGGCAACGCTGGTGCAGCAAATCGCGACCGCTGAGGCCGCGCTTGGGCGTGCGGTGGACCAGATTCAGCACTCGCATTCGCACGCGATGGACATCGTGCTGAATTTGGTCTCAACCCAGGATCGGGATTTGCTGTCGTCTTGGATGACGTCGGGTGCGTCTCGGCGGCCCGAGTTCAAGGAGGCTCCGTCATCGCCTGCGCATCAACCAACGACGGAGGAGCGCAGTTGA
- a CDS encoding H-NS histone family protein: protein MTLQSLAHPIDTHATQTEVDLQHLSTGQLEDLVYQARVQLLVLHKARIAELRGKVKALIAEHGIPFDEVFPTAKRRAPPARYENPDDPRETWSGIGRPPLWVRDAKLKGKTMEQLRIAPVAN, encoded by the coding sequence ATGACTCTGCAATCCCTTGCACATCCGATCGACACCCACGCAACTCAGACGGAGGTGGATCTTCAGCACCTCTCGACGGGCCAGCTTGAAGACTTGGTTTATCAGGCGCGCGTACAACTGCTCGTCCTCCACAAGGCGCGCATCGCTGAACTGCGCGGAAAAGTTAAAGCCCTGATCGCGGAGCACGGTATCCCATTCGATGAAGTCTTTCCGACGGCCAAACGCCGTGCACCCCCAGCCCGCTACGAGAACCCCGATGATCCCCGCGAAACTTGGTCTGGTATTGGCCGACCGCCACTCTGGGTGAGGGATGCCAAGCTGAAGGGCAAGACCATGGAACAACTGCGGATTGCGCCTGTGGCGAACTGA